DNA from Rosa rugosa chromosome 6, drRosRugo1.1, whole genome shotgun sequence:
TCTGTAAATTGAATTAATAACCTTGGACTACAATGACATTTGTGTCAAATCAATCTCTTAGTAGTGTTGCTGTATGACACATGTTAAATGATTATGTTCTTCGAGTTTGCTAAGAGCTGGACTGAGTTAGTGAAAAATGCTAAAACCTCATTTCGTGTGATGTTACAGAAATTTCCTCATTTCGTGTGATGTTACAGAAATTTCTGCAGTCAACTACTCTGAGAGTTGAAGAAATGAGAGTGAAAAGGCGAGATGCAGAACAGTGGATGTCCCACCGAATGCTCCCTGAGAAACTGAAGGAAAGGATCAGACGCTATGATCAGTATAAATGGCAAGAAACAAGAGGTGTTGAGGAAGATACTCTAGTTCGTAACCTTCCTAAAGACTTGAGGAAGGACATAAAACGCCATCTTTGCTTGGCTCTTGTTAAGAGAGTGAGTGTTTTCACTAAAAGTTCCTTCATCATTATTTGTCCAAGTATTAGCAGGTATTTTCATTGCTTTGATTTTCCTTAGGTGCCAATGTTCGAGAAAATGGATGACCGACTGATGGATGCCCTGTGTGATCATCTCAAGCCAGTTCTTTTCACAGACAACAGCTTCATCATCCGAGAGGGTGACCCAGTTGATGAGATGCTATTTGTTATGCGTGGAAACTTGGCAACTATGACTACTAATGGTGGAAGAACTGGCTTCTTTAACTGTGCTGATCTTAAGGCCGGTGACTTCTGTGGAGAAGAGCTTCTTACATGGGCATTGGATCCAAAATCCACTTCCAATCTTCCTAGCTCAACTCGAACAGTGGAAGCTAGAACTGAGGTTGAAGCATTTGCTCTCAGGGCTGATGATTTGAAGTTTGTCGCCTCCCAGTTTCGGCGCCTGCACAGCAGGCAGGTCCAACATGCTTTCAGGCAAGGCTCTAAACCATGGTTTTGCATTTTTAAGCAAAAATAACCCATTGTACAATCTgaacgaaaaaaaaaaccctcacAACATTAGCTTATGTTCAAATATGAAATAGAAGTAGCAtcctcctttttttcttttttgtcatcTGTTATTCTTAAAGTAGAGTACTTCTGATGACTTGATAGGTAAAACCTCAGAACTTGTTATATTGAATCAAAGCGGTATCGGGATTGAAAATATCGTTCTTCTTGACAGCTTCAATCTTGATTTTGTAGTAATGCTAGCCTAAATGTCTACTTTCAGGTTTTACTCCATGCAGTGGAGGACATGGGCAGCCTGTTTCATACAAGCAGCTTGGCGCCGGCACTGCAAGAGAAAGCTTGAGAAGTCATTACGTGAAGCAGAAGACAAGCTGCATGATGCTTTTGCAAGAGATGCCGGAACCTCACCAGGCCTTGTTGCCACTGTATATGCATCAAGGTTTGCAGCCAATGCACTACGCGCCTTGCGACAGAAGGGTGTGCGTGACACTAGACCTTTACCAGCATTGATGCCACTGCTACCTCAGAAGCCCACTGAGCCTGATTTTACTGCAGAACATCAGGAGTGACTTCATCCTCATGGAGTGTGATAACCATCTCAATTTTGTATCTATATACAAGGTCCTTTCTTAGAGGTTTCCTGTGTACAATATCTTAGTAACTCTGTGATCCATTGAGGATTCTTCGTATATACTTACCATTTTTTGTTCTCTTTTGATCCAAGGAGGGTCAATGTGTATACATCTTCATACATGACATTATAATATGTAAATTTCTATGTAAAAAGTATTTTCCTTTTGTAAATTGGTAAAATCCAGATGCTCAATATACTTCCCTTTTTGGTATTAACAGCTACCTTACACCACTATATAGTTCACGATTAACACAATTATCAATATGCTTTTTTCAAGTAGGATCACTGTCACACCTTCTAGAGCTGTTCTACTTTTTACAGTGTGAAAATCATGTAAGATCCACTCCAGATATGAGCTGAATAAATAGTTTAATCTATAGCATATTTCCTAAACCAAAAACAGAGAATTTTTCTCCGAGGTTTATGCACCTTTGTATTTGAAAAGAGGTACAGAAAACCAAGTTTAATGTCAATACAGATAGAAACAGATCATAATGTACTAACTACGAAGTTGTTCTATCAAAAGGGAATCCACTGTTAACTGACTTATTCGCCGTCTAGTCCTAAATTATAACCAACTGATTAGCACATTATTATTGTGCCAAAGTCCTTTGCTTCAGAAAGCGGGGTCCGTGCACCATGGAAATATGGAATGGGTTCAGGTAGATCTTTGactaattttgtttctttttcccctTGACATGCTTCTCTAGACTTTTGAGTCTCTGCTTGAGAATTGAAGACGACGATATGCTTCTGTCAGAAACCTTCGATGTCTCTGTGCGTAATGAAGGTTCGGATTCAATAGTAGTGTCTTTTTTAACTGcttcaaacaaagaaaatggaggctGTGATGCAGTAGGAGGTGGCTCAGGAATTTCAGGAAGATTAAGTAAACTCTTCACCTCTGGACGCCTAATTGCTGCAGGAAGATAATATAGTCCGTCAGCTTGAAATGTTTTAGAAAAGATTAGATCAAACAATACCAGAGCTGAAAGAACCCAAGGTTTTGTTGGTTTATCTAACATATTACAATTTTTCTATCATGCCCCAAGCAATGTCTATATGGCTTGTGTACTTTAGTAACTTTCCTCCAGTAAAAAGTTTTTTACTTGacagaaagaaaaatgagaaaaaaaaatcctatgCGATCACTGTTTGGTGAGATGCTAAACCTCAGGCAATGTGCATTCCATGCACACAGGTTTCCTTCTTGAAGCAGCATTGCCAACTAGATTCCAAGAAAACCATGAATGGTCAAACAGTATGCCAATCACATTTGAACATCTCATCAATGCAAACAAATACCTTGCTTCAATAGTTCAATTCATAGTGTGGTTCAAAAAAATGACATACCAATTGAAGCTCATGATTTTTAGGAAAAACTCACCTAATCCATATGTAAGAGAGAAGATGTTGGAGGTGAGCCAATAACAGAACAGTGCCTGAAAAGGAGTCAAACAGTGAAATAAAGGATTCTGCTGCAGTTCCTAACAAATCCTATTTCCCCCCATGAACATTGAATTCAGAAAATTCACTTACCTTGGGGAAGCTCATCATAACTGGAACTGCAATGACAGCTAGGATTCTAGAATAGGTTTTCATAGTTTGGGCAACAGGATTTCCTTCCAGACCTTCCTGCATGTTGCACTGTGGATGAAACAGTGGAAATCACATAATTAAGCACTCTTTAGAAACCATTATAGAAATAAGACAAAAGAAATGGTATCAGCAAAAACTATAAGTGGTATTGACTCACAATCAATTGATGCTTACTTCACCATATGCCAAACACGTATTAAATACCATACTTTGCAAGATAAATCAATAAAAGAAAAGCCCTACCTCAACTGTGATCCAGAATGTCATTGCTGTCAGAATTGGAAGGATCAGCATGCTATCTGGAGTAGTGAGATCAGTAAACCAGAGAGCTCCACCATTTTGAAAAGACGGAACTTTCTCAGCCATGTTTCTAATCTACAATAATAAGTGTTACAAAATTTGAAATTCACAAATTCAAGAATAAGAGATGTATCAAATCTTAAATGGAACTAACAGATGCTATAAATTTGACAGGCTCATATCTTACAGCAAGAAAGAAGCTGATGAAAATAGGACCTTGAATGAATAATCCTTTCAATTGAGAAAATGGAGTGACTCCGTATCTGCAGAATTTTATGCAGTTTCATAGTTAACGACTTAAATGCCTGGGCATGCACACAAGATGGCTGCATGAGGATAGGAACTGAAATGAACTGTAGCTAAGAAATCTATATCTAAACTCAAAGTTTGAAATAAGTCATAacatttattaaataaaaaatgataGCCAAGTATAGCTGACAAACAAGCAgctataaaacgtaaaaaattGACTTCAGAAGTGATTCAATCAGACTGAAAAACACTTACTCATGGAACAATGCCATCATCCGTTTCTGACCTTCTCTTAAAACCTCAGGATCTGCTTCCTAACAAATAAAATGtgttcaaagtttcaaaccctGAAAATGAAGCTTTTTGCAAACTGTATAACATCCACTATATCATCTGAGACAATTAAACTTGGGAATGAAATCGACAACAATGGCAATCCGCTGAAAGAAGCAAACATGCTATGATGGATTCTGATGAGTTTCATCATATAGACTAACACGCTCCCACATTGTTCGTTGTTCGCCCATACCCACTTTctcacaccccccccccccaaacatCCCAACCACCCCGCCCCTTacacatgaaaatgaaaaaaaaaaaaaaaaaaaagattattcaTACCATATTTTGCATCTCTTGTTTCAACTGCTCTAAACGAGGCCTCATCAACTGCAATATGAAACACAAATTAAGGTAAACACAGTGAGGCACGTATAAAATGTTCTGTCCTTCCAAACCAACTGAGGAAGCTatataaaacaataaaaaagctAAGACTGCATAGATCAAATGACATATAAGAGGGAGAGTTGACAAAACATGACTGTCATAGaattggttaaaaaaaaaaggcacagagagagagagagagagagagagagagagtctggagTATCTATGACAACCATTTTGAACTCAAGCATACGGGAACTTCATTGATGTAATTCTAGTTTTCCACAAGAGATTCCCACATGCACGAAGACCCACATACAGAAATCCACTGACTATAAGGAAATGAACAACTTACATTGAGCTTTGTAGTAGCCCTGAGTTGATCAATAAGAAGAGGAATTGTAGCCACTCGAATCAAAATAGTTGTTAAAGCTATTGATGCCCACCTGGAAAAACAATTAATTACTTCTGAGGATAACCAAGAGTAAGTGGTCTCTCACTTCCAGACAAGTCAAGTATTACAAACCATTGATGCTTTGGCAATTGCAAAGGTTTTCAAATATGCATGGCATACATTTAAAAATACAGAGTTCTTTTTGAACAATTATTATAGAAACATAGCTGTAAATCAAATTAGTGACATAAATTTTGTACCTCTATTTATTTATCTTCCCTTTACGTTTCTTAATTTTCACTTGCCTAGatttgagcaaaaaaaaaaatcaactgaATGTAAAGAATGGTTATTTATATTAACCTTCCTCCAAAACACTATGGATTTCATCTTCATGTGCTCAGTTTGATCATTTATTTAGTCTACTGAATTTCAATATCGTGATTTCAAATTTTCCCTTACATAATGACATTTCCTAGAATTGGTCAAACTGTGAAGTGAATGTGTAATGCCACACCAACAGAAAAACAAACACGTACTGAGAGTTTGAAAACCATTCACCTAGAACATATATACCAtataataaaaatatttttcaGTGAAATAAAATAGGTACTATATGCACATAGAAACACAGCTCATTCAACAAATAAATATTCCGGCACCAAATTGCAAAACATCACATCCATATAAAATGTCTCAGTATGAACTATAAACAACATCTAAAAATTTACTTAAAGCATCAGAAACAGACAAATAAACATCACAGAGAACAACCAAGAGAATCCCTCTAAAATCGATTCACTTACCAATTCAATCCGGTAAGAGAATGAACGAAATCGATCAAGTATTGTAGGCCAGCAACAGGCAAGAAAGAATCTGCTGCAGCAACAGCCACTTCACTCACAGCCGGTCCTTGGGAGGTAACTACTTCCACAGTCTTATCTGTAATAACCTCTGCAACATATCCAATGTCATCCATCTTATCAGACCCATCACCAATTGTGGTTGACATATGCCTATAATGAAAGGATCCAAGGCCCATTTTCCAAGCCAATGATGAGCATGTCCTCCCTCTACTTTGAGAACCAAAGCTAAATCCAACTGTCGAGTTGTAAGATCCACTTGGCAAAATACTCTTTATGTTGGGTTGAGTGCTTGAACTCGGTGAATGTGATTTAGTATCCTCATTGTTATCATGAAGGACGTGACTCAATGAAGGATGGAAACGTCTCGTGGCAAGGGTAGCCGTGGTGGAGACAGCACGTCTACATGCCATTTCAGGTGCCTAAGTTCTGCTGAAAGAAGTAGATATGTTTACATTATAAACAGGCATTACATGTTTAACACAGAACAACAACAAGGCAAAACAATATGATCATTACACTCGCACCATTGCCTGCAACTTTTAGGCTTTACATTCATAACCCACTATGGTTTACACCCAGTAGGAGAAAAGAAATATTACATTCCTAAGTTCCTATTGGTTCTTGGGTCTTCAATAATACTGAAATATAATGGGATACAAAATCCGTAATCTTTTCTCAATCAACCAAAAGAACATGTTCATAGATTCCATGAAAAAGCTTCACAACTTGGGATTAAGGCTTTTTGGGGTTGAGCCAAGTTAAGTTTTACATATAATGAATGACTAACCAAGCCCCAATGAATATAACCCAATTTAGATTATGAACCAAAGCATCAAACTTTATTGGGTTTAACATTGAAGTCGAAAACAATGAAACCAATGAGTAATAAGCATAAAAGGTTTAGACTTTGCGTCGTTTTACTATGTTTTCTTAGCAGCCCAACAGAAACTAAGAAGAGAGCAAGAGAAAGCATTCACCTTTATGACTCTTCTTCTCTCCCGGACGCAAGAGACTGAAACTCCATCACAACTCGGAGCAACACTGCTTCATTTTCATAATATTCGCAGTAAGCCCTGGGAGGCTTAGTCTCAAACGCCATGTCGTATAATCAGAATAACTTTTTTAACCTCCACATTATTTACCGTCCAGTAAACATGTTATTTAACCCCAATCCCACGGCAAATGGTCATCTAACGTCACCCCAATTACAAGCACTGATATGCACATTATGCTGTTTTGCACATTTCTTGAGCTGAATTGGGTTGTTTTCCGATTTCCTTTACGAGTATTGAGATCTCTTGACGacattttgaaagttttaggcTTTTAACTAATCATTGTACTGGTGTTTTCAATTTCTGTACTTTTTTAGTTAAACTTATCTTGTTACTTTGTTTTGGTCATTGATAGTTAAAACGTTACAAACACACACAGATATTATCAAATAAAACAGGAAATAAATATAAGTAATTTCAATTACTACACTCTTTTCATACGTAACTAGTATTATTCATGGCTGAATAGTACATTATGTGGGAAATAAGCACTATTATTTATTTCATACTCCTCTCATTAATTGGGGATTACGGTCTTGCTATAGCATACAGGAATCATGCTTCAATAACCCATTAGAGCAAACCTGCATAGCAAAAAACTAAAGTTTAGTACCTCCAAACTTCAATGTGTGCTCAAGAATGACATTAACTTGTACCATATAAGGTGATAGTTGATGTATTAATTAGTAATAAG
Protein-coding regions in this window:
- the LOC133715126 gene encoding mitochondrial inner membrane protein OXA1-like, which encodes MACRRAVSTTATLATRRFHPSLSHVLHDNNEDTKSHSPSSSTQPNIKSILPSGSYNSTVGFSFGSQSRGRTCSSLAWKMGLGSFHYRHMSTTIGDGSDKMDDIGYVAEVITDKTVEVVTSQGPAVSEVAVAAADSFLPVAGLQYLIDFVHSLTGLNWWASIALTTILIRVATIPLLIDQLRATTKLNLMRPRLEQLKQEMQNMEADPEVLREGQKRMMALFHEYGVTPFSQLKGLFIQGPIFISFFLAIRNMAEKVPSFQNGGALWFTDLTTPDSMLILPILTAMTFWITVECNMQEGLEGNPVAQTMKTYSRILAVIAVPVMMSFPKALFCYWLTSNIFSLTYGLAIRRPEVKSLLNLPEIPEPPPTASQPPFSLFEAVKKDTTIESEPSLRTETSKVSDRSISSSSILKQRLKSLEKHVKGKKKQN